The Orcinus orca chromosome 4, mOrcOrc1.1, whole genome shotgun sequence genome includes a region encoding these proteins:
- the ABCE1 gene encoding ATP-binding cassette sub-family E member 1, with translation MADKLTRIAIVNHDKCKPKKCRQECKKSCPVVRMGKLCIEVVSQSKIAWISETLCIGCGICIKKCPFGALSIVNLPSNLEKETTHRYCANAFKLHRLPIPRPGEVLGLVGTNGIGKSTALKILAGKQKPNLGKYDDPPDWQEILTYFRGSELQNYFTKILEDDLKAIIKPQYVDQIPKAAKGTVGCILDRKDETKTQAIVCQQLDLTHLKERNVEDLSGGELQRFACAVVCIQKADIFMFDEPSSYLDVKQRLKAAITIRSLINPDRYIIVVEHDLSVLDYLSDFICCLYGVPSAYGVVTMPFSVREGINIFLDGYVPTENLRFRDASLVFKVAETANEEEVKKMCMYKYPGMKKKMGEFELAIVAGEFTDSEIMVMLGENGTGKTTFIRMLAGRLKPDEGGEVPVLNVSYKPQKISPKSTGSVRQLLHEKIRDAYTHPQFVTDVMKPLQIENIIDQEVQTLSGGELQRVALALCLGKPADVYLIDEPSAYLDSEQRLMAARVVKRFILHAKKTAFVVEHDFIMATYLADRVIVFDGVPSKNTLANSPQTLLAGMNKFLSQLEITFRRDPNNYRPRINKLNSIKDVEQKKSGNYFFLDD, from the exons ACTCTTTGTATTGGTTGTGGTATTTGTATTAAA AAGTGCCCCTTTGGTGCCTTATCAATTGTCAATTTACCAAGCAActtggaaaaagaaacaacacatcGATACTGTGCCAACGCCTTCAAGCTTCACAG GTTGCCCATTCCTCGTCCAGGTGAAGTTTTGGGATTAGTTGGAACTAATGGTATTGGAAAGTcaactgctttaaaaattttagcagGAAAGCAAAAGCCAAACCTTGGAAAATATGAT GACCCACCTGATTGGCAAGAAATTTTGACTTACTTCCGTGGATCTGAATTGCAGAATTACTTTACCAAGATTCTTGAAGACGACCTAAAAGCCATTATCAAACCTCAGTATGTAGACCAGATTCCCAAGGCTGCAAAG GGGACAGTGGGGTGTATTTTGGACCGAAAAGATGAAACAAAGACACAAGCAATTGTATGTCAGCAGCTCG ATTTAACCCATCTAAAAGAACGCAATGTTGAAGATCTTTCAGGAGGAGAGTTGCAGAGATTTGCCTGTGCTGTCGTTTGTATACAGAAAGCTGATAT tttcatGTTTGATGAACCTTCTAGTTACCTAGATGTCAAGCAGCGTTTAAAGGCTGCTATTACTATACGATCTCTAATAAATCCAGATAG ATATATCATTGTGGTGGAGCATGATCTAAGTGTATTAGACTATCTCTCTGACTTCATCTGCTGTTTATATGGCGTACCAAGTGCTTATGGTGTTGTCACTATGCCTTTTAGTGTAAGAGAAG GcataaacatttttttggatGGCTACGTTCCAACAGAAAACTTGAGATTCAGAGATGCATCACTTGTTTTTAAAGTAGCTGAGACAGCAAATGAAGAAGAAGTTAAAaagatgtgtatgtataaatatccTGGAATGAAGAAAAAGATGGGAGAGTTTGAGCTAGCAATTGTAGCTGGAGAGTTTACAGATTCTGAAATCATGGTGATGTTGGGTGAAAATG GTACTGGTAAAACGACGTTTATCAGAATGCTTGCTGGGAGACTTAAACCTGATGAAGGAG GGGAAGTACCAgttttaaatgtcagttataaGCCACAGAAAATCAGTCCCAAATCAACT GGAAGTGTTCGCCAGCTACTACATGAAAAGATCAGAGATGCTTACACTCATCCACAATTTGTGACTGATGTAATGAAGCCTCTGCAAATTGAAAACATCATTGATCAAGAG GTACAAACATTATCTGGTGGTGAACTGCAGCGAGTAGCTTTAGCTCTTTGTTTGGGCAAACCTGCTGATGTCTATTTAATTGACGAACCATCTGCATATTTGGATTCTGAGCAAAGATTGATGGCTGCTCGAGTTGTCAAACG TTTCATACTCCATGCTAAGAAGACAGCCTTTGTTGTGGAACATGACTTCATCATGGCCACCTATCTAGCAGATCGAGTCATTGTTTTTGATGGTGTTCCATCTAAGAACACACTTGCAAACAG tCCTCAAACACTTTTGGCTGGCATGAATAAATTTTTGTCTCAGCTTGAAATTACATTCAGAAGAGATCCAAACAACTATAGGCCAAGAATAAACAAACTCAATTCAATTAAG gatgTAGAACAAAAGAAGAGTGGAAACTACTTTTTCTTGGATGATTAG